The Xiphophorus maculatus strain JP 163 A chromosome 7, X_maculatus-5.0-male, whole genome shotgun sequence region ATCCATTATCCAGGATAATGGATATCATATCCTGGATAATGATAGGATATGTATGagtatatataaaatatcatACTATTTGATGATAGTACTATCATCAAATAGTATGATAGTACTACATCATACTATTTGATGATGTAGTATCCTACATCATCAAAGAAGATGTAGGATACTttgcactgaatattattttactagTAATATTACTGTCActattgttgatgttttgatttttatagttgtttctgtatttatcattaaaaatgatttcctaGAGAACAAAAAAGCCATATGAAtagaattttgttttgcaattttgcaaaaaatgcaATGAATGAGCATTCAACTTAAAATCGGTAGGCCTAACAGAAGCCAATCAgagttgaaaaaaatattcctattCTGTGCAATTTTCTGATGTTAGTTGTTAAATCTTGCACAAAATGGCCAGATAAAAGATGTACAGCAATACCAGTTTAAACTTTGAACTATTTGGAAAAGACCGTGTTCTGCAATATTAAAACATGGATAGAATTGCAATTATGTCAATCATAACTCTTCTCTTCAGTATTTCTGTCAGATTCTGGTGGTGTAGCTCCATGCTGCCTTCAGGAGAATGGGACATCAGAGTATCATCCATAAAATTTCACCCACATGGGACTTACTGTGCAAACCAGtgctttggaaaaacaaaagttccagaTTATTTTAATGCCATACACATATGGAACAGAAACATGGATTATATCTTTATATAGAACTGACTattgatttatagattaatagTTTGGCAGAAACTACAAAGAACAAAGCTGGTTCTTCATCAAATCGTAATGAGTCAGATTGAAAGTGTCATGGAGTCATCAGTCTCATGACATTAAcactgacataaaaaataacattgaagaaataaatatatcaaaactaatcaaaaacataaataagtgatAAGTTCCTTATTGTTATTGTCTGCAAAGTATATTTCTTCTTAGTATTGGATGTGTTCTCAATAAACCTATGACACttcaacaatattattttaccttttatctgaaaacaatGTCTGTTTGTTCTTGCCATACAGTCGTCTGTATTAATTATTGCTCAAAAGGCCTTGCCATACAAGTTTATTCCTCTGTACTTACTTTAGTTTCTTAGttaattattgcattttgttctttgttaatttccatttagttttctttgattAGTATTATCCTCTCTTGGTTTATTGTTATGTCCTCTTTCCTCTTTAGTTTCTTTCCTGTTGCTAGTTTGTATTGACGCTCACCACCAATAATCTTCATTCATCATGCTAATTCACCTGGTGCGCCGCCTAATCATCACAAGTTTTACCTGATTTGACGCTTGTATTGATTTTTCACTCTTCACCGCTGGATTCTCTGATCATGATTCACCTCTAGTTCGTTACTCCGTTCTGCTTCTCCTGTTTCAGAGTTTTGTTCAACgtgtgtcttttttctttttctttttaccccaTACGGTACGGAGTGGTCGAGGAGCATATTGATGGAGAAAAGCAGACTGAcataaaccttttaaaacaatggaaaaaatcccggtattctgatgattaaaattcaaaagtgcCGTGGTACTACCGTTTCATACCGGCTCACTTACAGCACCGATGTTAACTCTATAAAATGAACGCTCTCTGTGGTATCACCACAgacattaaaacacttttcaataTAAGTTGCTGCTTTGACATGATCACAGCACTGCCAAAACATATATACAAAAAtcctcaataaaacataaaacatttgaaaatcagGCATGTGACCTGATAAGTGAATAACAGCAACGTCATCAGCCGGTGTAATGCTGAACTGATGCGATGAAGCTACTAGTAGCAGGAGAACGGAACTGCGCCAAGAAGCTAACAAACACGGAAGAAGAGCTACCATCGATACAGTTGTAGCGAAGCgtgttttaatgttacacaatACAGTTTTTAGCAAGTTGCTCAAAGTCTAAACTGATATTGTTGTGCATTTAGGATGTAAAGTTTACCTTCGAGCAAATGCCCCCAAAAGGAATCGCAGCACCCCCCTTTTGTAAAATTTCCgccagcgccccctgctgtccTCTGAACACCGCGCCCCCTGGGGTGTGATACTGCCCCCGTTGAGAAATGCTACTGTAGACAAACAAACAGTTAGACTTCAGTTCAGTTACAGTCCTTTGATGATGGtgcaatattaaaaacagtaaagaaGCTTGTCCTCAACTAAGTTGCTTTGGCCCTGGGCTGAGTGCCTCCCTATTACCTCTGGATCCTATTAATCCTAAATCCTAAATTAGCTGACTACAGTCCAAGGCTGTTCTAGTTTCAGCCCCAACCCAAATGCCTCCTTATTAGCTCTGGATCCCAGCACCAGAGTACTAATCCCAAATTAGCTGCCTTGTCATGAAACGGTGTGTTgagggtggtgaggcagacgcagatgGAACCAGGTTAGACgaataatgatgatttaattaacaaaaaccaaaacagtccaaaaacacaggcagcacgactgagcggaagccagggctcaacgtcGGTAGCAACTGGTATGACGACAGGACAACATGAAGGACTGAGCGCACATTAGACggggacccgacaaagacacagacacacacaggtgacactaaatacacaggaggtaattacgGGGACGAAAAACAGCTGGGGACAATCaaagggaggacaggacaacacgaggactcagggacacagaaaactctaaataaatacacagaaaaacacagaacatgacatgCCTAAAGTCTTTTGAAATCCAAGTCCTATATATATTGGACTGCCTGCATTCCAAGACTGTCTTAGTGGTTTGCCCCAAGCCAAGTGCCTATCTATAACCTCTGGATCCCAACACAAGAGTGATAGTCACAAATTAGCAGCCTACAGTCCTTGACTGTTTAAAATACCTCGAAAAGTTGTGTCTCAGAAGATTCCACacagtataatttttttatgttagaaaGTCTGCTGACTTAAACCAGAAAACCCTGTGCAAAgccaacaaaacaacattctctATTACTCCAGATGGCATTGCACAGTAGGGTCTCCCCCGGGTGGTGAATGTACATCAAAGTTTGCATGGTTGGTGAGACTTCGTTGAAGAGTGACCTTTTCCAGAAGGCTGTAAATAAAGTCATCATCTGGTTGTCAGGTTGTTTCTCCCAGGTCTCTTTGTCCAGTTTTCTCTCCggacaaagacagaaaactggacaacattttctctgtgaAGTGAGACTCCAGTGAGTCCTGACACAGTGAGGAAAGTGATATATGGTTGATCTAGAGTCTTTCTGCTTCATCTTCTGTATCTAGAGATGATTGTATTCACCCCTATCTCAGGCACAGAAGGAATAGGAAAGGGGATAGAAGATGGTTGGTAGGGTCTTTTAACAGGTGATACAGCAATAGGACATGGTAATGGCAGGGGTCAGGGCAGAGGTGTGGATGCAGAAGGCCAAGAAGCATTTTCCATTCTGCCACCAGTTTTGTCCTTTCTGCTCATTCTTTGTTTGCATTCTGTATCCTATTTTATTCAGTCATCCaccacttaaaacatttttaatttctttctgcagCTTATAAATTCTTTACACAAATTATCTTTACCCTTCTTAATTTATGTTCTTTATCCTTTAAGTATTTCATCAACCTTAACATAAAGGAGCTGTACATTCTTTCAGGGACATATGCTAACTTGGAACCCATGAAAGCAATTCCTTTGAAAGAAGGAGATCTCCATTCCTCTGAGAACATCTTCTCCATAGCCCAGATAATACGTTTATGCATTCACTCTACTCCTACTAACTTTTAACATGGCTCTATTTTCCTCAAGCAGGGTCTTTGCCCCGATAACTCACGAGGTGCGTTATCGGGACTTAAAAGGATCCAGGATTAGTAGAACAAATTGGCctaaatatgtaattttcctATTAatcataattacttcaaaaatgtacatcttgtgttatatttttcaccaaTAGAGGTCGTCATTTTTCCACCGATGGGTTGCATGATGTGGTCTTCATGGAAGAGTGGCTAGAAAAAAGCCATTGctaaaagaaaaccataagGAGTCCTGTTAGCAGATTGACAGAACTGTTGgtgacacagcaaacatgtgaaagaaggAGCTTTGGTCAGACTAGACCAAAACTTAACGTTTTGGCCAAAATGCAAAACGTTGTGTGTGGTAGAGAACTAACGCTGCAAATCACTCTGAACACCATGCCCACTGTCAAATATGTTGCTGGTAGACTTTAGAGTGGTATGGAGGTCATAGAAATATTACACAAATCATATCACCCAAAAGAAGATAATTTGACTCAACAATATGGAACATTTTGAAACTTTAATTTACTTGTGTGTTTGTAACAAACACTTGTTTTTACATGTCCACCATACGCCTCATGCTCATGAATCGTGTGCCTCCATATCCCATCTCCCTGAAGCTCCTGTACTCTCCAGGCTTCATGTACATCATCCTGCCTCTGTAGTGCGGCTGCTCGTACATAAGCCAGTGACCATCCATCACATGGCAGGACATGCAGTCAGACATGCGGTATCGGTCCATGATGGAGTCACAGTCATCCATCAGCTCATACATCTGACCACCAAAGTTCTCCCTCTCGTAGATCCTCATCCTGTAGGATCCCCTGTactgttaaaaacacaacacatcacaTGTAGATTTCGTTTTTAATTCGTCAACAGTCACCTTAGAAATCCTCAGAAGTTTTAGGTGTACCATGGGGATCATACGGCAAGACCTGATGCAGTCTCTCATGCCCATCATGCTCATGTAGTCAGCATACTCGCCCCTTCTGAAAATATACTGGTTTCCTATGTAGTTGGGACGATCATACCCAATAAAGCAGCCGCTCTCCACCCTGCAGGAGTGACACCTGCTCAGGAAGGAGGACATATCGGCACAGTCGCTCATGCACTCATATGAGCGACCTTGGAAGTTTCTGTCCTCATAAAAAATTATCTAGGAAGAAGTGAATTGAtattaacaattttaaatagGATATGGAAAGTTTCATAAGTGGTACAAAGTAGAAAAAGGGCAAGTGTGCTTACCTTCCCCATAGTTGTGGCGGGAATGTTGATTCTTGTGACAATGGAGTTGAGCTACACTAGCGGCTGTACTGTTTTAACTGCTACTTTTATACCTGATCTAACTCAAAGAATCTGTGGCTCTCATTGTATAAATCCCTCACTCAGCATCATGGTATGGAGGCCTATAGA contains the following coding sequences:
- the LOC102222627 gene encoding gamma-crystallin M3-like, which codes for MGKIIFYEDRNFQGRSYECMSDCADMSSFLSRCHSCRVESGCFIGYDRPNYIGNQYIFRRGEYADYMSMMGMRDCIRSCRMIPMYRGSYRMRIYERENFGGQMYELMDDCDSIMDRYRMSDCMSCHVMDGHWLMYEQPHYRGRMMYMKPGEYRSFREMGYGGTRFMSMRRMVDM